In Sciurus carolinensis chromosome 13, mSciCar1.2, whole genome shotgun sequence, a genomic segment contains:
- the Gemin6 gene encoding gem-associated protein 6: MSEWMKKNPLEWEDYVYKEVRVLASEKKEYKGWLLTTDPVSANIVLVNFLEDGNLSVTGIMGHSVQTVEIVNEGDHRVREKLMHLFMSGDCKAYSPEDLEKRKNSLKKWLEKNHIPITEQGDSRRTLCVAGVLTIDPPYGPENCSSSNEIILSRVQDLIQGHLVASP; the protein is encoded by the exons atgagtgaatggatgaagaaGAACCCCTTGGAATGGGAAGACTACGTTTACAAAGAGGTCAGAGTGCTAGCCAGTGAAAAGAAAGAGTATAAAGGATGGCTTTTAACTACAGATCCAGTCTCTGCCAA TATTGTTCTCGTGAACTTCCTTGAAGATGGCAACTTATCTGTGACTGGAATTATGGGACATTCTGTACAAACTGTGGAAATTGTGAATGAAGGGGACCATAGAGTGAGAGAGAAACTGATGCATTTGTTCATGTCTGGAGACTGCAAAGCTTATAGCCCTGAAGatctggaaaagagaaagaatagcCTAAAGAAGTGGCTTGAgaagaaccacatccccatcactGAACAGGGAGATTCACGAAGGACTCTCTGTGTGGCTGGGGTCTTGACCATAGATCCACCATATGGTCCAGAAAATTGCAGCAGCTCTAATGAGATTATTCTGTCCCGGGTTCAGGATCTTATTCAAGGACATCTTGTAGCTTCCCCGTGA
- the LOC124963282 gene encoding tetratricopeptide repeat protein 39B-like has product MPLILRKRENDQEDKLNSTHTTRTLSEGEKDQEIRLSRSLPLSKRENVQEDKFEDAYEIIPVATTMNLLSSLEECTTGLYLFLNNRFTDAINLIHPWSKNSTYHALLYSMLMVVKAILTFDPQDIQIGMTAAKEALKTCNNFRRKTRIMTLSRIVSRQGIKAVKEEELHAEVCYAECLILKSSIAFIQDDSMLSFLKSGLSVGSSYQIYKDCQQVLTLMPHNQSKAHRHLVGGIKFGLGSFNLMLSLVPPKTLRLLNVVGLSGDREVGLALLHESASETHINNILSVFTLLFYYSYIHVAFGVEKISSLATENLFLIYLQKFPNCVVLKFFHARFSMLRGNFEKAQLKLHECIFTQNEWKQVHHLCYWELMWCHIFLQEWKQAYQYAHLLYQHSRWSKAIYVYSKAIILALLPPDFVKSVSDNMTSLFLNVENLRIKILGTPVPIEKFVAEKGQRYGTTTGWFTAQPLLEFIYAWSGFRVMSKKVELIASWLSIINKGKDLLQENPNEEYGTDDISLLNLLKGLCLKHLGKYLKAEHYFNRVIQKEKFLRYDHYLVPYTYYELGILHYLKGDYANATKYLDNIKNYKDYSMEARLQFRAHIALEQIAKEK; this is encoded by the coding sequence ATGCCTCTTAttctaagaaaaagagaaaatgatcagGAGGACAAGTTAAACAGTACACACACTACGCGTACTTTaagtgaaggagaaaaagatCAGGAGATCAGGTTAAGTAGATCACTTCCtctaagtaaaagagaaaatgttcagGAGGACAAGTTTGAAGATGCCTATGAAATTATCCCTGTGGCAACAACAATGAATCTACTATCTTCCTTGGAAGAATGCACAACTGGATTGTACTTATTTCTAAATAACAGATTCACAGATGCAATAAATCTCATTCACCCGTGGTCTAAAAACAGCACATACCATGCCCTATTATATAGTATGCTTATGGTTGTCAAAGCTATCCTGACTTTTGATCCACAGGACATACAGATTGGGATGACAGCTGCAAAGGAAGCCTTGAAAACCTGTAATAATTTCCGAAGAAAAACTAGGATAATGACTTTATCTCGAATAGTGAGTAGACAGGGAATAAAAGCTGTCAAAGAAGAAGAATTGCATGCAGAAGTCTGTTATGCTGAGTGTTTGATCTTGAAATCTTCCATAGCATTCATACAGGATGACAGTATGCTCAGTTTTCTTAAAAGTGGACTCAGCGTTGGGTCAAGTTACCAAATATACAAAGATTGTCAACAGGTATTAACACTAATGCCTCACAACCAAAGCAAAGCCCACAGACACCTAGTTGGTGGAATAAAATTTGGACTTGGATCGTTCAATTTAATGTTATCACTTGTGCCACCAAAGACACTTAGACTTCTCAATGTTGTTGGACTTTCTGGTGACAGGGAGGTAGGTTTGGCTTTGCTTCATGAGAGTGCATCTGAAACCCATATAAATAATATCTTAAGTGTTTTCACTCTACTCTTTTATTACAGTTACATCCATGTAGCTTTCGGTGTTGAAAAAATTTCCAGTTTGGCTACAGAGAACCTCTTCCTCATATACCTCCAGAAATTTCCAAACTGCGTtgtacttaaattttttcatgCACGTTTTAGTATGCTGAGAGGAAATTTTGAAAAGGCACAGTTGAAATTACATGAGTGCATTTTTACTCAGAATGAGTGGAAGCAGGTTCATCACCTCTGTTACTGGGAACTCATGTGGTGCCACATTTTTCTGCAGGAGTGGAAGCAGGCTTATCAATACGCCCATCTACTGTATCAACATAGCAGATGGTCCAAGGCAATATATGTGTACAGTAAAGCTATCATATTGGCTTTACTTCCTCCTGATTTTGTGAAATCAGTAAGTGATAACATGACCTCTCTTTTCTTAAATGTGGAAAACCTGAGAATCAAAATTTTAGGCACCCCCGTGCCAATAGAAAAGTTTGTTGCTGAGAAAGGTCAGCGCTATGGCACTACTACGGGCTGGTTTACAGCCCAGCCCCTTCTGGAATTCATTTATGCCTGGAGTGGTTTCCGAGTCATGAGCAAAAAAGTAGAGCTTATTGCAAGCTGGCTATCAATAATTAACAAAGGAAAAGACCTTTTGCAGGAAAATCCAAATGAGGAATATGGCACAGATGACATAAGTTTGTTAAATTTGCTGAAAGGGCTATGCCTGAAACACCTAGGCAAATATTTGAAGGCTGAGCACTACTTTAATCGTGTTAttcaaaaggagaaatttttaaGATATGACCACTATTTGGTGCCATATACTTACTATGAACTGGGAATTCTGCACTATCTAAAAGGTGATTATGCCAATGCAACAAAATACCTAGACAACATAAAGAACTATAAAGACTATTCCATGGAAGCCCGATTACAGTTTAGGGCACATATAGCCCTTGAACAAATAGCTAAAGAAAAGTGA